Proteins encoded in a region of the Mercenaria mercenaria strain notata chromosome 1, MADL_Memer_1, whole genome shotgun sequence genome:
- the LOC123530822 gene encoding P2X purinoceptor 7-like: protein MASNNNFTENIDNSDSDSSFGDEFPENNGIGYVGYRFEQQVGSSDELSESDESESDGEPEIEIGNLRMDNLDWCSCSNCIIMRTETENICCREIQNVLTKEEDDNIVEECICEHPKFNTLCLDRDVLCVAAITVSSMFRTDLPNPLTDRFFRLTAYRQFTLWIHGKLGRHNRRTIPSCVVRRIRDVYPHLEEGQEQFTGFLFP, encoded by the exons ATGGCTTCCAACAACAACTTCACCGAAAATATTGACAATTCTGACTCAGATTCTTCGTTTGGGGATGAATTTCCAGAAAATAATGGCATTGGGTACGTTGGCTATCGATTTGAACAACAAGTAGGCAGTAGCGACGAGTTAAGTGAAAGTGATGAGAGTGAATCCGACGGCGAACCAGAGATCGAAATAGGAAATCTGAGAATGGACAATTTAGATTGGTGCAGTTGTAGTAACTGCATCATTATGAGAACAGAGACTGAGAACATCTGTTGCAGAGAGATCCAGAATGTGCTCACCAAGGAAGAAGATGACAATATTGTGGAGGAATGTATATGTGAGCACCCCAAGTTCAACACCCTGTGCCTGGATAGAGATGTGTTATGTGTTGCAGCCATTACTGTGTCTTCCATGTTCCGGACTGATTTGCCAAATCCTCTGACAGATAG aTTCTTTCGCTTAACTGCATACAGACAATTCACTCTATGGATACATGGAAAATTAGGCAGACATAACAGGAGAACAATTCCATCTTGTGTGGTACGTCGTATCAGGGACGTCTATCCTCATTTAGAAGAGGGTCAGGAACAGTTTACTGGATTTTTATTTCCTTAA